In Cyanobacteria bacterium GSL.Bin1, the genomic stretch CCACGCTTTATGCCCAACGTCTCTTTTTTTTGGTAACAGTCAATGAGGAAGGGTTAGCTTTTGAGCCCAAAAGTCGGTCGGAAGCCCGTTTACTCATCGAAAATCGGTTACGGAAATTGCGACGCCTAGGGGCAAAAGAAGACTACTCTGCCTTAAGTGAGACTTATAA encodes the following:
- a CDS encoding DUF3539 family protein; this encodes MNTNETYLNHPTFGLLYRVCLVEPNREIFTTLYAQRLFFLVTVNEEGLAFEPKSRSEARLLIENRLRKLRRLGAKEDYSALSETYKRIFQ